A window of Tautonia plasticadhaerens contains these coding sequences:
- a CDS encoding DUF7691 family protein, whose amino-acid sequence MGYSTTLYGVDLERLRTALGSEDRALLARIKEAERDEFERSDDWFDEDRLTLAQALDDLIEGRVSRPDCGFQYAYALELLCRWLGAELPHDDLLGSLDDLEVETLLERARLPVEIPTPEDFPVVSHLTSEEVHGELVRLSAIDLSFPEDEDIEEARHALVRCLEAARKRGVGVVSFYY is encoded by the coding sequence ATGGGATACTCCACGACCCTCTACGGAGTGGACTTGGAGCGGCTGAGGACCGCGCTCGGCTCGGAGGACCGTGCGTTGCTCGCCCGGATCAAGGAGGCCGAGCGGGACGAGTTCGAGCGCAGCGACGACTGGTTCGACGAGGACAGGCTGACGCTGGCCCAGGCCCTCGACGACCTGATCGAAGGCCGGGTCAGCCGACCGGACTGCGGCTTCCAGTACGCCTATGCCCTGGAGCTTCTCTGCCGCTGGCTCGGGGCCGAACTGCCGCACGACGACCTGCTGGGCTCCCTGGACGACCTCGAAGTGGAGACCCTGCTGGAGCGGGCGAGGCTGCCGGTGGAGATACCGACGCCGGAGGACTTCCCCGTGGTCAGCCACCTCACTTCGGAGGAGGTCCACGGCGAACTGGTGCGGCTCTCGGCCATCGACCTGTCCTTCCCCGAGGACGAGGACATCGAGGAGGCCCGGCACGCCCTCGTCAGGTGCCTGGAGGCGGCGCGCAAGCGGGGCGTCGGGGTCGTCTCCTTCTACTACTGA